The proteins below are encoded in one region of Nocardioides marmorisolisilvae:
- the mobF gene encoding MobF family relaxase gives MTLKKLAAGSGYEYLTRQVAAADSTELGKTPLAEYYAAKGEAPGRWVGSGLAEIQGVEYGDVVTAEQMRHLFGDGCHPVMGTGLGRKFGKRSVAGFDLTFSPAKSVATLWAVAPPEFARAIKMAHNAAVLDALAFLESHGTFTREGAGGARQVETRGLIATAFLHRDSRAGDPDLHTHVAVSNKVQTMQGKWLSIYGTILHEHVVAASEAYNTALEAHLHDQLGVRFIDVPRAAGKRPVREIAGVDPRLSARWSRRRTDIEERVEELAEEFTDNHGRRPNDKERIVLAQRANLETRSAKHEPRSEAEQRTTWHGEAADLLSERGLRAMVDTALHPDPAPTQPVSAAWLTEAAHRVIRELEAHRASCQSWHMYAEAQRQVRGLTLAPEQIPQVIEHLVDAVTDQLINLTPDLDPITEPAALKRSDGVSVYRHTGADHFTSTRILEAEARVVDAAGTDASTSPDPVDVDLALMTAALEGPALNDGQRELVRSLVADPRRVALALAPAGSGKTTAMSVLAQVAHDLGYDVVGLAPSAAAAAVLTDATGIPSETLAMLDHSLVAGLDPGFGPHTMVVVDEAGMSDTLTLDRIITACTGRGARVRLVGDDQQLAAVGAGGVLRDIATTHGAVRLDQVVRFDDPVEASASLALRDGDRTALGYYLDHDRIHTGDELTSLTEVLAGWQEDATAGRECLMLAPARDLVARLNHAARKARLTGVRPEDEVDLADGNQASVGDTILTRHNERRLGVSGTDWVKNGDRWTVTALAANGGLRARHLRSGLQVTLPREYVAHHVELGYATTVHAAQGSTADVMHGILTGHEDRQLLYTMLTRGRFENHLHLIDEPITPEEQFLPGIDEQITAVEALDRIIARDGAATSATTELTHATSPSTLLHEAAGRYADAVTAATQRLSGADADIALEAAGAGPLPWLPGVPAALRSDLDWSEYLDARAERVRTLADAVCRDAHLPPSLRRFDDVLTDQLREAVVVWRAANGVPDDDRGLLGPRTNDLAADRYARHLQRQVDALYPESVRRWEAQIARAIGDLDHRDDRTLDLARELDRIQGSGLNATQILRRAATLRRPLPDDRRVEALAYRIERIAANDAALRPQTHQPSRRSPGIGL, from the coding sequence ATGACGCTGAAGAAGCTCGCCGCCGGGTCGGGCTACGAGTACCTGACTCGCCAGGTCGCAGCGGCCGATTCGACCGAGCTCGGCAAGACCCCGCTGGCTGAGTACTACGCCGCCAAGGGCGAGGCGCCCGGCCGCTGGGTCGGCTCGGGGCTGGCCGAGATCCAAGGCGTCGAGTACGGCGACGTGGTCACGGCCGAGCAGATGCGACACCTGTTTGGCGACGGCTGCCATCCGGTGATGGGCACTGGGTTGGGCCGGAAGTTCGGCAAGAGATCGGTCGCCGGGTTCGACCTCACGTTCAGCCCGGCCAAGTCGGTCGCGACCCTGTGGGCGGTCGCGCCGCCCGAGTTCGCGCGGGCGATCAAGATGGCGCACAACGCCGCCGTACTCGACGCGCTGGCCTTCCTGGAGAGCCACGGGACCTTCACGCGCGAGGGCGCCGGCGGCGCTCGACAGGTCGAGACGCGTGGTCTGATCGCGACCGCGTTCCTGCACCGCGACTCCCGCGCGGGCGACCCGGATCTGCACACCCACGTCGCGGTCTCGAACAAGGTCCAGACCATGCAGGGCAAATGGCTCTCGATCTACGGGACGATCCTGCACGAGCATGTCGTCGCCGCCTCCGAGGCCTACAACACCGCGCTCGAGGCTCACCTCCACGATCAGCTCGGCGTCCGATTCATCGACGTCCCACGAGCCGCGGGCAAGCGGCCGGTGCGCGAGATCGCCGGCGTCGACCCAAGGCTCTCCGCACGTTGGTCCCGCCGTAGGACCGACATCGAGGAGCGAGTCGAGGAACTCGCAGAGGAGTTCACGGACAACCACGGCCGCCGCCCGAACGACAAGGAGCGGATCGTGCTCGCGCAGCGCGCGAACCTGGAGACGCGGTCGGCCAAGCACGAGCCACGCTCCGAGGCGGAGCAGCGCACGACCTGGCATGGCGAGGCAGCGGACCTCCTCAGCGAACGCGGTCTGCGGGCCATGGTTGACACGGCGCTCCACCCCGATCCGGCACCCACCCAGCCGGTCTCCGCGGCCTGGCTCACCGAAGCTGCCCATCGGGTGATCCGCGAGCTCGAGGCGCATCGCGCGAGCTGCCAGAGCTGGCACATGTACGCCGAGGCGCAGCGCCAGGTCCGGGGCCTCACCCTCGCGCCCGAGCAGATTCCCCAGGTCATCGAGCACCTCGTCGATGCCGTCACGGACCAGTTGATCAACCTGACGCCCGACCTCGACCCGATCACCGAGCCGGCCGCGCTCAAGCGTTCCGATGGCGTCAGCGTGTATCGCCACACGGGCGCGGACCACTTCACCAGTACGCGGATCCTGGAGGCCGAGGCCCGGGTCGTTGACGCCGCCGGCACCGATGCCAGCACAAGTCCAGATCCGGTCGATGTTGACCTGGCGCTGATGACAGCCGCCCTTGAAGGGCCGGCGCTCAACGACGGCCAGCGGGAACTCGTGCGCAGCCTCGTCGCCGACCCGCGCCGGGTCGCGCTCGCCCTCGCGCCGGCCGGCTCCGGCAAGACCACCGCGATGAGCGTCCTCGCCCAGGTCGCCCACGACCTCGGATACGACGTCGTCGGCCTCGCGCCATCAGCGGCCGCAGCCGCCGTGCTCACCGACGCGACCGGCATCCCCTCCGAGACCCTCGCCATGCTCGATCACTCCCTCGTCGCCGGCCTGGATCCCGGGTTCGGGCCGCACACGATGGTGGTCGTCGACGAGGCCGGGATGTCCGACACCCTCACCCTCGACCGGATCATCACCGCCTGCACCGGCCGAGGTGCACGAGTACGGCTGGTCGGCGACGACCAGCAGCTCGCCGCGGTCGGCGCTGGCGGCGTCCTGCGCGACATCGCCACCACGCATGGAGCCGTGCGTCTCGACCAGGTAGTGAGGTTCGACGATCCCGTCGAGGCGTCGGCGTCGCTCGCACTGCGCGACGGCGACCGCACGGCGCTGGGGTACTACCTCGACCACGACCGCATTCACACCGGCGACGAGCTCACGAGCCTCACCGAGGTGCTGGCAGGGTGGCAGGAGGACGCCACTGCCGGCCGCGAGTGCCTGATGCTCGCGCCCGCTCGCGACCTTGTCGCCCGGCTCAACCACGCCGCCCGCAAAGCCCGCCTCACTGGCGTGCGACCTGAAGACGAGGTCGACCTTGCCGACGGCAACCAGGCCTCGGTTGGCGACACGATCCTGACCCGCCACAACGAGCGCCGCCTCGGCGTCAGCGGCACCGACTGGGTCAAGAACGGCGACCGCTGGACCGTCACCGCGCTCGCCGCCAACGGCGGCCTGCGTGCTCGACACCTGCGGTCCGGACTCCAAGTCACGCTGCCGCGCGAGTACGTCGCCCACCACGTCGAGCTCGGCTACGCCACCACCGTCCACGCCGCCCAAGGCAGCACCGCGGACGTCATGCACGGCATCCTCACCGGGCACGAGGACCGGCAACTGCTCTATACGATGCTCACCCGCGGCCGCTTCGAGAACCACCTCCACCTGATCGACGAGCCGATCACGCCGGAAGAGCAGTTCCTGCCCGGGATCGATGAGCAGATCACCGCCGTCGAGGCACTCGACCGGATCATCGCCCGCGACGGCGCCGCGACCTCCGCGACCACCGAGCTCACCCACGCCACCAGTCCCTCAACGCTGCTGCACGAGGCCGCAGGCAGGTACGCCGACGCCGTCACCGCCGCCACCCAGCGGCTCTCTGGCGCGGACGCCGACATCGCTCTCGAAGCGGCGGGCGCCGGCCCGCTCCCGTGGCTGCCCGGCGTCCCCGCCGCCCTGCGCAGCGATCTCGATTGGTCGGAGTACCTCGACGCTCGCGCCGAGCGCGTCCGCACCCTCGCCGACGCCGTCTGTCGCGACGCACACCTCCCGCCAAGCTTGCGGCGCTTCGATGACGTGCTTACCGACCAGCTTCGCGAGGCGGTAGTCGTCTGGCGAGCCGCCAACGGCGTTCCCGACGACGACCGGGGCCTCCTCGGCCCACGAACCAACGACCTCGCCGCCGACCGCTACGCCCGCCACCTCCAGCGCCAGGTCGACGCCCTCTATCCCGAGTCAGTCCGGCGCTGGGAAGCACAGATTGCCCGGGCGATCGGCGACCTGGACCACCGCGACGACCGCACCCTCGACCTGGCTCGGGAGCTCGACCGCATTCAAGGCAGCGGTCTCAACGCCACCCAGATCCTCCGTCGCGCGGCCACCCTCCGACGCCCACTCCCTGACGACCGCAGAGTCGAAGCCCTGGCCTACCGGATCGAGCGCATCGCCGCCAACGACGCCGCACTCCGGCCGCAGACCCATCAGCCGAGCCGGCGGTCACCCGGCATCGGACTCTAG
- a CDS encoding protein NO VEIN domain-containing protein: MATGPWSDDEINTTVDIYFQMLTLELAEEPYVKAAYQREVARTVDRSIGSIGKKFSNISAVLDEINALWIPGYKPLSNLQERLREVVIDRFTEDAELRAFMLRSVEDPNVDRSPLGAEVDPPAVNWSERSHGRVAVVGIDFAAIESFNRALGRAGELAVVEGERARLSAGGRDDLASEVRHVSALDGDGLGYDVQSFQDLTDQLVFIEVKTTRYAKELPFYISGNEVEASNDLGPAYRLRRLYRYGKRDAGYYTLLGPLGLNAQLKPDVYRALPAVDSAG, translated from the coding sequence GTGGCGACCGGCCCCTGGAGCGATGACGAGATCAACACGACCGTCGACATCTACTTCCAGATGCTGACTCTGGAGCTGGCCGAGGAGCCGTACGTCAAGGCCGCGTACCAGCGGGAAGTCGCCCGCACCGTCGACCGTTCGATCGGCTCGATCGGCAAGAAGTTCAGCAACATCTCCGCGGTCCTCGATGAGATCAACGCGCTGTGGATCCCTGGGTACAAGCCGCTGAGCAACCTTCAGGAACGACTCCGCGAGGTGGTGATCGATCGGTTCACGGAAGACGCCGAGTTGCGCGCATTCATGCTCAGGTCCGTGGAGGACCCGAACGTCGACCGGAGTCCGCTCGGTGCTGAGGTTGATCCACCTGCTGTCAACTGGTCGGAGAGGTCCCATGGCCGTGTGGCTGTGGTGGGCATCGACTTCGCGGCGATCGAATCCTTCAATCGTGCCCTGGGAAGGGCCGGCGAACTGGCAGTCGTGGAAGGCGAGCGTGCTCGGCTAAGTGCCGGTGGCCGCGATGACCTTGCTTCCGAGGTGCGACACGTGTCTGCACTCGACGGGGACGGTCTCGGGTACGACGTCCAGTCGTTCCAGGACTTGACCGACCAGCTCGTGTTCATCGAGGTGAAGACGACGCGCTACGCCAAGGAGCTCCCGTTCTACATCTCGGGCAATGAGGTCGAGGCATCGAACGACCTTGGCCCGGCGTACAGGCTTCGCCGCCTGTACCGGTACGGCAAGAGGGACGCTGGCTACTACACGCTGCTCGGCCCGCTCGGACTCAACGCTCAGCTCAAGCCGGACGTCTATCGAGCGTTACCGGCAGTCGACTCAGCGGGGTAG
- a CDS encoding very short patch repair endonuclease yields the protein MPILGLRFALRSSHDEEVPAYQSWASSPASRKVMQGNRSRDTAPELAVRRLLHAAGLRFRVDFRPEPSLRRTADIVFTRQRVAVFIDGCYWHACPEHGTSARTNSEYWSAKLQRNVARDADTTARLEAAGWTVLRFWEHEDPTQVAREVAGTIRAYPAESTAGNAR from the coding sequence ATGCCGATTCTCGGTCTTCGATTCGCCCTTCGTTCGAGCCATGATGAAGAGGTGCCGGCATACCAGAGCTGGGCCAGCAGCCCGGCCTCACGCAAGGTCATGCAGGGCAACCGGTCGCGAGACACCGCGCCCGAGCTCGCCGTGCGTCGGCTCCTGCACGCAGCTGGGCTTCGCTTCCGCGTTGACTTCCGCCCCGAGCCGTCATTGCGGAGGACCGCCGACATTGTGTTCACCAGGCAGCGCGTCGCGGTCTTCATCGACGGCTGTTACTGGCACGCATGCCCCGAGCACGGCACGAGCGCACGTACAAACAGCGAATACTGGTCGGCCAAACTCCAGCGCAACGTCGCCCGTGATGCCGACACCACGGCCCGGCTCGAGGCGGCCGGTTGGACCGTGCTCCGTTTCTGGGAGCACGAGGATCCGACCCAGGTCGCACGTGAGGTAGCTGGCACCATCCGTGCCTACCCCGCTGAGTCGACTGCCGGTAACGCTCGATAG